Below is a window of Paenibacillus bovis DNA.
ATCCTTTTGGGGAAGTATCCGTTACGATCAATCGGATCAGCAGGAGCAGGAGATCCCTTTTGCGATCCATCATGCCTATCTGGACGGCAAGTATCAGGCGATTACAGATGGCAGAGAAGACGTGCAGACCCTGAATCTCTGGCGAGCATCTCCTGATGCTGAGGAAGCCTACAACGGACCGTATGTACTCTGCGAACTGCGCTGCAGCTTCCATTCACCCAAAGTTCATGCCTATCCGCGAATTAGTCAGGATAGCCGTAGACTCTTTTTCACCAGCGACCGTACAGGCTATGCGAATATCTATATGGTGGAGCTGCCTGATGATATTAGTGACTTGCCCATGATGCATAAGCACATAACGCAGGAAAGGAAATAAGAGCAAGGACGACATTTAAGCCTGGAGATCCTCATTTTCTCCCCCTATTAAAGGATCTCCAAGCTTAACCGGAGGACATGCTCTTATTCCTTTCCGGAGTGAATGAAGCGATCAACTCCAAAGTGAATGAAGCAATCAACCCCAATACTATGAAAATCCGAAAAAGCACAAAAAGGCTGCCCTGTATAGACAGGACAGCCTTTCGTATATATGTCGTATCATTGCTGTTACGTAAGAAAGGGGATCTTCCGATTACTTCGCAGCAGTGTAACGAGCGTTTACAGCATCCCAGTTAACTACATTCCAGAAAGCGGAGATGTAATCAGGACGTTTGTTTTGATATTTCAGGTAGTAAGCGTGCTCCCATACGTCCAGACCGAGAAGTGGAGTCAGACCTTCCATTACCGGGCTGTCCTGGTTAGGTGTGCTTGTGATTGCCAGTTTGCCGTCTTTGCCGACAACTAGCCAAGCCCAACCGCTACCAAAACGTGTAGTTGCTGCTTTAGCGAAATCTTCTTTGAATTTGTCGAAGCCGCCCAGTTCGCTATCGATTGCAGCTGCCAGTTCACCTGTAGGTGCGCCGCCAGCGTCAGGGCCGATAACTTCCCAGAACAGGCTGTGGTTGTGATGTCCGCCACCGTTGTTGCGTACAGCTGTGCGGATATTTTC
It encodes the following:
- a CDS encoding superoxide dismutase, whose amino-acid sequence is MAFELPALPYPNNALEPHIDEQTMMIHHDRHHNTYVTNLNAALESAPELQSKSLDELISDLNSVPENIRTAVRNNGGGHHNHSLFWEVIGPDAGGAPTGELAAAIDSELGGFDKFKEDFAKAATTRFGSGWAWLVVGKDGKLAITSTPNQDSPVMEGLTPLLGLDVWEHAYYLKYQNKRPDYISAFWNVVNWDAVNARYTAAK